From a region of the Thiorhodovibrio winogradskyi genome:
- a CDS encoding PD-(D/E)XK nuclease family protein, translating to MNAESLKDAIRRELPDLLRNDAPFRDELLALTRRHHPERGETEDWFHEMLGELRRDREEQSRRWEEQKAKDERDRAEQARKWDEQNRKWEEHKAQAEQDRAEQARKWDEQNRKWEEHKAQAEQDRAEQARKWEEANQHFDRVHEEIMAQAKRFDRGIGALGARWGIHSERAFRNALAGILEVSFGVEVINVNEFDDTGVVFGRPEQIELDIIIQNGLLLICELKSSIDKAGMYSFERKARFYEERHHRQAQRLIVISPMIDDRARKVAERLGIEIYHDSTDLTSLDAS from the coding sequence TTGAACGCAGAATCACTGAAAGACGCCATTAGAAGGGAGCTGCCCGATCTCCTGCGCAACGACGCGCCGTTTCGCGATGAGCTCCTCGCACTGACGCGCCGACATCATCCTGAACGCGGTGAAACCGAAGATTGGTTTCACGAAATGCTTGGCGAGTTGCGACGTGATCGTGAAGAGCAAAGTCGCAGGTGGGAAGAGCAAAAAGCCAAAGACGAGCGCGACCGGGCTGAGCAGGCGCGCAAGTGGGACGAGCAAAATCGCAAGTGGGAAGAGCACAAAGCTCAGGCCGAGCAGGATCGCGCCGAGCAGGCGCGCAAGTGGGACGAGCAAAATCGCAAGTGGGAAGAGCACAAAGCTCAGGCCGAGCAGGATCGCGCCGAGCAGGCGCGCAAGTGGGAGGAAGCCAATCAGCACTTCGACCGTGTGCATGAGGAGATCATGGCGCAAGCGAAACGATTCGACCGCGGCATCGGTGCCCTCGGCGCGCGCTGGGGCATCCATTCCGAGCGCGCCTTTCGCAATGCCTTGGCCGGCATTTTGGAGGTGAGCTTCGGTGTCGAGGTCATCAACGTCAATGAATTCGATGACACCGGCGTTGTCTTCGGCCGCCCGGAGCAGATTGAGCTCGACATTATCATTCAGAACGGCCTGTTATTGATCTGCGAGCTGAAGTCGTCGATCGATAAGGCGGGCATGTACAGCTTCGAGCGCAAGGCCCGTTTCTACGAGGAACGCCACCATCGCCAGGCCCAGCGCCTGATTGTCATCTCGCCAATGATCGATGACCGAGCGCGCAAGGTCGCCGAGCGCCTCGGCATCGAGATCTATCATGACTCGACCGACCTGACCTCGCTCGATGCGAGCTGA
- a CDS encoding RpnC/YadD family protein, with protein MTADTQATDTSDKPDYDSPWKEALERFFPEFLELLFPAIHAEIDWSKGVQFLDKEFQQIVREAKTTRRTADKLVGVTRRDDTPVWVLAHVEVQGDPQSDFAVRMFTYNYKIRDAYQVPVASLAVLADTKRSFRPNSYSTALWDCRVQFDFPMVKLLDYADPERWAELEASDNVFALVVMAQIRAKVADDAETLKRWKFRLMRLMYERGYERTLIEELFRLIDWMIRLPEELEAEFRQELYAYEEQYQMPYVTTVEQAGIQKGMEMGVQQGEARTLLRQLDQKFGPEAVQTHRERIEQAELEQLDTWLGRILSADSPETIFH; from the coding sequence ATGACAGCCGACACCCAAGCCACCGACACCAGCGACAAACCCGACTACGACAGCCCCTGGAAAGAAGCGCTGGAGCGATTCTTTCCGGAGTTTCTGGAGTTGCTGTTCCCGGCCATCCATGCCGAGATCGATTGGTCAAAGGGCGTGCAGTTTCTCGACAAGGAATTCCAGCAGATCGTACGCGAGGCCAAGACCACCCGGCGCACTGCGGATAAGCTGGTCGGCGTCACCCGCCGCGATGACACGCCGGTGTGGGTGCTGGCCCATGTTGAAGTGCAAGGTGATCCGCAAAGCGACTTTGCCGTGCGGATGTTCACCTACAATTACAAAATCCGCGATGCCTACCAAGTGCCGGTCGCGAGCTTGGCGGTGCTAGCCGATACCAAGCGCAGTTTCCGCCCCAACAGCTACAGCACGGCGCTGTGGGACTGTCGGGTGCAATTCGACTTTCCAATGGTCAAACTGCTCGACTACGCTGACCCCGAGCGCTGGGCCGAGCTGGAAGCGAGCGACAATGTTTTTGCCTTGGTGGTCATGGCCCAAATCCGGGCCAAGGTCGCCGACGATGCCGAGACCCTGAAACGCTGGAAATTCCGCTTGATGCGCTTGATGTATGAGCGCGGCTATGAGCGCACGCTGATTGAAGAACTCTTCCGCCTGATCGATTGGATGATCCGTCTTCCTGAAGAGCTGGAAGCAGAATTTCGCCAAGAACTCTACGCCTACGAGGAGCAATACCAAATGCCATATGTGACGACTGTTGAGCAAGCGGGGATTCAGAAGGGGATGGAGATGGGAGTGCAGCAGGGCGAGGCCAGGACATTGCTGCGCCAGCTCGATCAAAAATTCGGCCCAGAGGCCGTGCAAACGCACCGCGAGCGTATCGAGCAAGCGGAGCTTGAGCAACTCGACACTTGGCTGGGGCGCATCCTCAGCGCCGACAGCCCCGAGACCATCTTCCACTGA